In Paenibacillus larvae subsp. larvae, the following proteins share a genomic window:
- a CDS encoding tRNA threonylcarbamoyladenosine dehydratase: protein MLHQFSRTELAIGPEGLEIMKNSTVAVLGIGGVGSIAAEALARTGIGRLILIDKDVVDITNVNRQIHALTTTVGQPKTELMKDRIKLINPECDVITLQMFYTEETYEKLFAYDLDYVLDASDTISYKIHLIKQCLARKIPVISCMGAANKMDPTKFQIADISKTAMDPIARVIRQKLRKEGIHKGVKVVFSTEEPIKPRQDVTQKIVPENAPEIRKAKQPPASNAFVPPVAGLIMVSAAVRDLIKSLT from the coding sequence ATGCTGCATCAATTCTCCCGTACCGAGCTTGCCATCGGGCCGGAGGGACTGGAAATTATGAAAAATAGCACAGTGGCGGTTCTTGGAATCGGCGGGGTCGGCTCCATTGCAGCCGAAGCATTGGCGCGTACCGGTATCGGAAGACTTATTCTCATTGATAAAGACGTGGTGGATATCACGAATGTCAACCGGCAAATTCATGCCCTTACCACAACAGTAGGGCAGCCCAAAACGGAGCTGATGAAAGACCGAATCAAACTAATCAATCCCGAATGTGATGTCATCACCCTCCAGATGTTCTATACGGAGGAAACGTACGAGAAACTGTTCGCATACGATCTGGATTATGTGCTGGATGCCTCTGACACGATCAGTTACAAAATTCATCTGATCAAGCAGTGTCTGGCCCGGAAAATTCCGGTCATCTCCTGTATGGGAGCAGCTAATAAGATGGACCCGACCAAGTTTCAAATTGCCGATATTTCAAAGACGGCCATGGACCCTATTGCCAGGGTTATCCGGCAAAAACTGCGTAAGGAAGGGATTCATAAAGGGGTTAAGGTAGTTTTTTCAACCGAAGAACCCATAAAACCCCGGCAGGATGTAACTCAAAAAATCGTCCCCGAGAATGCTCCGGAGATTCGAAAAGCCAAGCAGCCTCCAGCAAGCAATGCCTTTGTTCCGCCTGTAGCCGGATTAATCATGGTAAGTGCGGCTGTAAGGGATTTGATAAAATCCCTTACCTAG